Proteins encoded within one genomic window of Thermococcus celer Vu 13 = JCM 8558:
- a CDS encoding glycosyltransferase: protein MKIVMTVSNPFKPDPRVYKEAKSLAKAGHEVIVIAWDRERRYPKEEKIEGFSVLRLGPKAGYGPLMVLKLPLFYLKVFRVILRLKPDAIHTHDFDTAVLGFVFKKLKGIKWVYDVHDLYESFVGSRIISSLIIRFDSLMLRESDIVITVNPEMTRILLGRARLKANVVVMNTINPFKHLQRKAKRFTLFYGGVLSKGRFIEEIIEISRSLGFEVRIAGMGVLKEKIKSSPAIFLGYIPHEQAIMELSNAHLTFILYNPSILNNRIASPNKLFEAMWVGTPVLVVKGTLPEKLAKKFVIPVEYSKDAVEKTLREISGNPKIIRKKAHVGKRIFLRNYTWGIMETKLIKIYSGDT from the coding sequence ATGAAAATTGTAATGACCGTCAGCAATCCGTTCAAGCCTGATCCCAGGGTCTACAAGGAAGCTAAGAGTCTGGCTAAAGCGGGACATGAGGTTATTGTAATAGCCTGGGATAGGGAAAGAAGATATCCAAAAGAAGAAAAAATTGAGGGATTCTCTGTTCTCCGCCTTGGACCGAAAGCTGGATATGGTCCGCTAATGGTCTTGAAGCTTCCTCTTTTCTATCTTAAGGTATTCAGGGTTATTTTGAGGTTAAAGCCTGATGCCATTCATACCCACGACTTTGATACGGCCGTTCTGGGGTTCGTTTTCAAAAAGCTCAAGGGAATAAAGTGGGTCTACGATGTGCATGATCTCTACGAGAGCTTCGTTGGGAGTAGGATAATTTCTTCATTGATAATACGCTTTGATTCCCTTATGTTGCGCGAGTCTGATATTGTTATAACCGTTAATCCTGAGATGACCAGGATACTTCTTGGTCGTGCACGCCTGAAGGCAAACGTTGTAGTTATGAACACGATAAATCCTTTTAAACATTTGCAGAGAAAGGCTAAGAGATTCACGCTTTTCTATGGAGGAGTTCTGTCTAAAGGCCGTTTTATAGAGGAGATCATTGAGATTTCACGATCCTTAGGATTTGAGGTGAGGATAGCTGGTATGGGTGTTCTTAAGGAAAAGATAAAATCTTCTCCTGCCATTTTTTTGGGGTATATCCCCCATGAACAGGCTATTATGGAACTTTCCAACGCCCATTTAACATTTATTCTTTATAATCCAAGCATTCTTAACAACAGGATTGCATCTCCCAACAAGCTGTTTGAGGCCATGTGGGTGGGAACTCCGGTTCTTGTGGTTAAGGGGACACTGCCGGAAAAACTGGCCAAAAAGTTTGTAATTCCTGTTGAATACTCGAAGGATGCCGTTGAAAAGACTCTCAGAGAGATCTCTGGTAACCCCAAGATAATACGAAAAAAAGCCCACGTTGGTAAGAGGATCTTTTTAAGGAACTACACGTGGGGTATAATGGAAACCAAATTAATCAAAATTTACTCGGGGGATACTTAA